The following proteins are encoded in a genomic region of Neurospora crassa OR74A linkage group VI, whole genome shotgun sequence:
- a CDS encoding Aha1 domain-containing protein: protein MVLHNPNNWHWVNKDATSWAKQWFEDNLTKLEAKEGDVTAKISKVISMDGDVDVAQRKGKVITIFDVKLTLEYTGSTATDDNVSGTITVPEVSHELDEDEFVFDIDIYSDANEKRPVKDLVRNKLVPQLRKEFLKLSPALIAEHGKDIQHAPGSNPSSGFSTPKFVPQPASSSARAVTTTSSSSSSSAINTTTVVDSAEFRTSADELYATFTDPGRLAAFTRAPPKVFEGAKPGGKFVLFDGNVSGEYVELQEPTKIVQKWRLEQWPQGHYSTLKIEFDQNDVDKVTVMRVEWTGVPVGQEEIVKNNWNEYYVRSIKRTFGFGTIL, encoded by the exons ATGGTTTTGCACAACCCCAACAACTGGCACTGGGTCAACAAGGATGCCACCTCGTGGGCCAAGCAGTGGTTTGAGGACAACCTCACCAAGCttgaggccaaggagggAGATGTGACTGCCAAGATTAGCAAGGTTATTAGCATGGATGGAGATGTCGATGTTGCGCAGCGCAAGGGCAAGGTGATCACCATTTTTGATGTCAAGTTAACCCTGGAGTACACAG GCTCCACTGCCACCGACGACAATGTTTCGGGCACCATTACCGTTCCCGAGGTGTCTCATGAGttggacgaggacgagttCGTTTTCGATATTGATATCTACTCGGATGCCAACGAGAAGAGGCCCGTCAAGGACCTTGTGCGCAACAAGCTTGTTCCCCAGCTCCGTAAGGAGTTCTTGAAGCTCTCCCCGGCGCTCATCGCTGAGCACGGCAAGGACATCCAGCATGCTCCCGGTTCCAACCCCTCGAGCGGCTTCTCCACCCCCAAGTTCGTGCCTCAGCCTGCCTCCTCGAGCGCCCGCGCtgtcaccaccacttcctcctcctcctcatcctcggcgATCAACACGACGACAGTTGTAGACTCGGCTGAGTTCCGCACAAGCGCAGACGAGCTCTACGCTACATTCACTGACCCCGGCCGTCTCGCCGCTTTCACCCGCGCCCCTCCCAAGGTGTTTGAGGGTGCCAAGCCGGGCGGCAAGTTCGTGCTCTTTGACGGAAACGTTTCGGGCGAGTACGTCGAGCTCCAGGAGCCCACCAAGATTGTCCAGAAGTGGCGTCTTGAGCAGTGGCCCCAGGGTCACTACTCGACCCTGAAGATCGAGTTCGACCAGAACGACGTTGACAAGGTCACTGTTATGCGCGTCGAGTGGACTGGCGTCCCCGTCGGCCAGGAGGAGATTGTCAAGAACAACTGGAATGAGTACTACGTCCGCAGCATCAAGAGGACTTTTGG CTTCGGAACTATCCTCTAA